A segment of the Arachis hypogaea cultivar Tifrunner chromosome 5, arahy.Tifrunner.gnm2.J5K5, whole genome shotgun sequence genome:
TGTGCTATGCAAATTAGAACGTATTTTTCCTCCTGGATTTTTTGACTCAATGGAACATCTACCTATTCATTTGCCATTCGAAGCATTGCTCGGTGGTCCTGTGCAATATAGATGGATGTATCCTTTTGAGAGGTACCTTAGTCACACCTCTATATTTATTCTCAAATTTCTTTTTACTGTTTTATGAAgccaattattttttatttgatttttgttatgaATTTTTTCATGATAGGTTTCTCCATCATCTTAAGAAAAaggtcaagaacaaagcacatgttGAAGGATCTATCGTTGAATCATACCTAATTGAGGAGATTTCTCACTTTTGTGAGTACTATTTTAACCAAACTAGCATCAACGCAAAGCAAAATGATGAAAGTGATGATTCAATTGAGCAAAATTTGTCTATTTTTAATTTGCCTGGTTGTTTGGCTGATGAATGCAAAATTCGTTATTTAGATGACAAAGAATTCAGTGCAGCCATGAATCATATACTAATAAACTGTGATGAAATTAAGCCATATATTGAGTGAGTATTTATCTTCCTATATATATTCttactattaataatattttctgatattaataattttaatttatttgaaatttatGTACTATAGGATCTTTGTGGACTTCATACGCCAAGATCATATTACTTTAAGTGATGAACAAGTTGATCAATTTATTGAAGCGGATTTTGCAGAATGGTTTAAAAATTATGTAAGTCAACATGATTTGATAATCTTATTGTACACACATTTTTTGGTAGATGACATATTATATTCTAACTTATTGGTTCTTATTTAATACAGGTTCATGATCCTTTAAATAATGTGACAGATTCGAATATTCATTCTTTGGCATGGGGTCCTTTGAGAATTGTTAAATGTTGGCCTATCTACAAAGTCAATGGCTTCAAGTTTCACACAAGATCTCACTCGAGTGGAAAGTCAACTCAGAATTATGGAATATGTGTCAAAGGCACAGGTTATGGTGAATATGAAAATGACTTCTATGGCCAGCTTGATGAAATTATTCAAGTTGAGTATACTGGGCTACCACTAAAAAGAGTTGTACTATTTAAATGTGAATGGTTTGATCCCACGATCGGCAAAGGAACAAAAGTAAACAAAGAGTATGGAATCATACAGATTCGAAAGAATCGACGATATGTTAAATATGATCCGTTTATCATTGCACATAAAGCAATTCAAGTATATTTTGCACCTCATCCAATGAGCAACACCAGAGAAAAAGCAGAATGGTGGTTTATATTCAAGACTAAAGCAAGAGgtgagattgagattgaaacaacgGAGGATTTTGCATATCAAGAAGATGACACAAATCAATCTAACAATCATATCTCAAATGATATTGACATTATTGTTGATTTACTGGATACTAATAGTACAagatatgaagaagaagaagaagaagaagaagaagataatgatgatgatgatgatgatgatgatgatgagctaCTTGGGGATGAGGACGAAGACATGGATGAGGATGAGAACGAGGACGAGAACGACGACGACGAGAACAATGAGGATGAAGATCAAAATGAATAGTATGAAAAAGTCCACTAAGAAatgtatttatttgtatttttttttaaatttttaatataccttaatgttatgaaaaagtatatgacttttttattttacgtgatttttttattgtattttattttgactattttttagaAGATTGGATATAATTTATTgagaaagtctaggggccagcacttttattaaaatttggccagcaatttaaccataataaaaaatgagtaattctccaccattagatgtaatctcacaccattaaaaacactactgatggctacaaatcacaaaatttgctggacccctagcactcctctaatttatttttaagatttttatatatgtaattcttttagatacactttatcttaaatttgttaaaaaattaaattttgaatgattataacgtaaataattaaaagaataaattaaaaaataatatgaggtaactaaaaaaaatcaaaattaaatataagatgGTATATAACAATTTGTATaagaaatttaatattaaatataataaaaataaaagaataaaaaaataagaaaatagagtatataaaaaaaaataagaagatagaGTCTCTCAAGTTTAactaaaaaaaagtcaaatataatatacaatgataggaaaaaaaactaataaaaatatagtcaaTTTAGTTCTAAAATTTTGGAATGAATAagtatatttgttaaattttttttatttagtactgAGTAGTACTACCTGAATTAAAAGAGTTATGATGAATAATAGATTAATTTactagtattttattttaatggTTGATCTATAatgattcaattaattattttaagattgtaatttatttcatatttgatattatataaaaataaattattaacttaatAAACAATTAAATAATCAAAAACATACATTtaatgaaaatataattttattttttaaaatattaaaaaatatatttaaaaaataaaccaaCTAAATTTCATGGTAGCCCCACCAGAAGTACCCATTTTGTTGGCGTCAGGCACAAAATGACTTCCCCACCAGAAGTTTCAATTGGCGTGCGCCCCTCCTGAGATGACGACTAAATTCATTTCGCGGGTGCTTTGCGAACAATGGCCTTGCGCATTTTTGTAAAGCTTTCTGCATGCGTATTATgggaattaatatattttatttatttatttatataaaaaaagccTGCATAAATAAGCGCTAACTATCTATTAatccaatttttaaaaatatgtataataataaataagatgtTAATTGGTATGATgattatttcatattttgatcAAGAGATTTTGGAATTGAAAGGTGCAAACAAAAACTGTACctttttataagttatatataattaaggttattttaggaaaagaaactttattttagaatagtaaaaatatttaggaCAAATCAtggactaatttaaaatataaataatatttttatactaaattttaaaagttttcaataaatatttgaaatctgTTTGAAAATTGATGAACTTTCAAACAAAATTTACAAATGATGCTATTTTCGTCCCAAATTTGTGGGAAAAATTTTGTCTACTTCCAAGGGTTAGTTATAGTAAAAGCATTTAAGactaattatagacaaatttgggatagaattaatatttttcaaaatgcgTCCCAAATCCGTCTAAAGTTATTGCGCATATTCAGATGGAATACGGACGAATTATAGTTTTTGTCCAAAATTTGTTGCTAATCTGTATGAAAATTTTGGCGCCatctaaaaaaaatttggcgccaaaatttgggacaaaatttagacaaatttagGATAGAATATATTATTCAAATGTCTCCATTAAAAATTGTTCAACATTTGTCTCAAATTTGTCCGAAATGAAAAAGTCATTCAGACGGATTAAAATTCGTTTGAAATTTTCGTCCGAAAAAACCTTATTTCTAGTAGTGGACTAATGAACGCAaatcgataaatattttttaaattatttatttcagtaattattatatttattttatttatttaaataaaaaatccaaaaactaAAAGGCGGTGAGATTAATGATTCTTGCCTTTCACTTTCTGCTCCACTTCTGTTTAacaatttctctctctctcaaatatCATTGTTTTATTATTTCAATACTTTTTGACTGGTACTtgtatgattttttaattttttatgaaataagTTAATAACATCTGACGTTTAATGTCCATATAagagtttatttaaaaattataattattgatattatgttattttggattttttacatattttttatgtaattatatatattcttatatttataatatgataatttattattttaatattttatttaaattttataacatacTTATTTTAAACGTGTCGTCGTAtccaatatttttataaaaagaccGTATCAATATATTTATGCCGTGTTGTGTCTGTGTTACGAGTTGTATTTGTGCTTCTTAGAACATGACGCTTTCTCCATCGCCAACATACGTTCACCATTATCTCACTGCCAGCATCGCATATGCTCCACTAGTCGTTGTCTCATTGCTCAAGCTCGTCTCCTCTATCGCAATACGTCTCGCGTTGTCGCTTGTCTCTTCCATCGCAATGCGTCTCGCATTGCCTCTCATCCTTTCTGTCTCGTTCTTTCCTCGCCGTCAACTTGGTTCCTCTCTCGCCAGAAGGTCTGCTTGGAGATACTGTTGGCGTCGTTGTCTCTACTCTCGTCGTCAAAATTGTCTCTGTCTTTGagacctctctctccctctctatgaACATCTCTCTTTTGTCGTTGTGGACTCTTCGTTGTCTTTCTTTGTCGCCGTGAAATTACAGTGTTTAATTATGCtactctctctttcttcaattaatttttttattttgttaattataatgaTTCCaagtttctatatttttattctgGATTCTAGTCACTAAACAGAATAAATTTTGGTTCTTGTgtgaaaatttgattaattttgttgCTAGACagaataaattttgattattacttcttcttttttttttaatagtttttatgaAACTGGAATAATTCTGTTAATAGTACTTTACTACtttgttaaattttgattttaatgatTTTGGAGTTTGAGTTTTAATCCAGTTATGGATTTTGGTATGATAGGtcgattaattaatattttaggaATTGGTGTGGTTTAAAAAATACCATGTCTTTATTAATTGAAGTAATTAACTCTTTGGTGAATAGAGTCTCGATTGTGGTCTTGTATACGGTTATTAAAAGAGGTGAAAGATTTTTGATGCTATACAATTTGATTTGGTTGAGAATTATGGTTCAAGCGCTTTTACTTGcagttttttttatgtttgtttcttttatttggaattaggtgcaggctaattttaaagtttatagTGGAGCAATGAGATTGAGTTGCTGGTTATAGTGGGacaatgagttaaatcggtttaATTACAGTTTGACCTCGATTGAACTACTGAATTATTGAACTAATTATTTGATCGATTCGATTCTCACAATTttgattttaagaatatatgttaagaataagactgaatATTTAGGTGTGCATaagtatattaaaaaaattattttttattaaaacacggtTAGACATAAAAGATACTCAAACGAATATcaataaatatcatatttaaaatgtGTCTGATATGTAAACACAACTCAACTAAATATTCCTAGCTACTTCATAGCTCCAAACAAAAGCTTTTCAATCGATAAGTGAAAAAATTCGATATTTTACCGACAATCGAAAACGACCCCTCTTAAAAACAATAATTGAGAATAAGTTTATGAGAAGTATTAAAGAATCAGTAGCTTTTATAAtttgtagttattaattagttattattttttattaatatttttaataatattaaattacatttaataatataaaattacttattttttattaattaaatgctAACCACATTTTAATAAAAATCCTGACTGtgtaaattttatttaagtttattATTAGACAAAACCTCTTTTCTTTTCACCATCTTATACATTTTAGGAGTTAAATCCAAAAAATTCCAAAGACTCTAAAGGTGGAAGAAACCAATAATAACGGGTATCATTTCCTTACATCTCCACAAATTGGGTTTTAGCAGTTCTTAATTAAGTCGGCACCGGGGGATTCACTAGAATTTGATTCCTTTTTATGCTAGCCCTCAGCTTTCTTACTGATTATATGttttttaagtaattaatttcCTTGACAtcattgttctttctttttttcaaaaaaaaaaaaaacaaaagaaactcAATACAATAGagtggaaaataaaaaataaaaaataaaagaagttatCTGCACGAGAGATAACAATTTTCTTAGCCTCCCAAGTATTGCCATCAACATCCACAAGGATTATTGAAAGTCCATTCTTGGTAGTTTAAAATCGTCCTGCTTTATATTTTCGCAACAcctgcttttttatttttgaaaattctatcGTTCCGTTCCTACCAGATGTTCCAACAAAGAATTCAGTCAGCCACTTtttcttctcttattttttattgtgcATTCTAGTCTAACTTTCAAATAGTCCTTTTATGGTATCAGGAACAGCCCAATCTGTATGAAAATATCTCAACTATGTACACCACATCTGCCATGTAACCTCACATAGAAGAAATAAATGCTGTTCAACCGCTCTTTGGTATTAACTCTACCAACTAGCACAAACCATCCAAATAGCTTCACTCTCGGAGGTACCACGCTTCTCCAAATCACACTGGTGAAACTATAACTTGTGATCTTATCAGTCAGAATTTCTGATTGGATGACCTGCAGAAAAGAACTAATAGAAAAAACACCCTTCTTATCAAACTTTCACGTAACATTATCCTCTCGATCCGTTGATAGCTTAATTGACCTTAACCTTTCGTGAAGTTGATGGTCGTATCATTGTCCTTTTTTGTAACTTGTAAGTTGTAATGTTGTGCCAGtacaaagatataaaataaatctttaCTATTCTATTAagtttttagttaaattattaattattcatatgaattgataATTGTAGATTATATTATTGatcaatttaacaaaaaaatgatCATAACattttattgttatattaaaaaaatttataatcatatatatattcgGATAAATGGCAGTATTAAGCTAACTTGCATGAGATTTTACATGATTAAACCGAACGGAAAAATGAGACATGAATCAACCAAAAGCATGTctctatataattcgaatcaactcaTTTCGAACTAAAAAGCTTGGTAATTCGAATCAAACCTTTTTGAATTAGTGAGAGAGTTTACAGTATTAATAGTTCGAATCGAACTGATTTGAATCATGCATGGAAAAgttcgaatcaacctgattcgaattatgcaTAGAGAGTTTGAATTTagctgattcgaattagtgtttGAGGAATTCGAATTATAATTCGAATGAGTCTTTTCGATTTACTGGCAAATTGAgttctatttataaataaaatttagactattaaatttaatgcaaaatcaacctatataaatattaataaaaattttgtaataaaaaagagTACTTAActtatcaatttttatatattatttttaagttaataaataaataaatattaatttttattatgataataaaaaattataacatactaaaataagatactagaaaaaatactatataatataaaaaaatatactaaaaaaagtataaaacaagattataacaaattaattttagtataaaattatcaaatataaattaattttaacttatattagaacattgaattaaaaataacatataaaaatatacttgtatttattaaattttaataacatataaaattttaacaacTTTTTAAATACTCCTTTTATAATAAGAGtgcatttttatatattttaaatactttataaaaagaatatttaataaAGTGTTGTGCATGTTTATCATACAAAAATAAAGTGTTGTGCCAATATAATAACATTAtaacttttaaatcaattttttttaggattttagattaAAAGCAGCACGTGAAAAAGCATTATTGATATTCTAAAGGCagcttaattaaaagaattttatgtacataattaggataacttttttttaatattggtcAAAAATGTATGTTACACTAGGTTATTTGATTTCAGATAAGTTTTACtctactataattttttttttacttctaaaatattttataaattaattttaaagaaaacaTCATTGacgttttcattaaaaacttAGTTGTACAcgttacaaaataaataactacaataaaaaattttaaaaattataacaatatataaaaattttttattataattatttattttgtaatgagtacaactaaaattttaataacaatttttaaattaaacattgttatgatgagtactataaaaatttgcaaTATACTCTTTTACTAACttatcacataataaaaaatttttaaactttataaaatacaatttttttatagaCTCGTATTATCGAATTAATTGAATTCGATTTAGCATTGCCTCCATATAAATATAATTGTTGTGTATTAAAATAATTGGAAGTCAGATATATAATTCGAAGGACTCATATTCGAACTACACTTTAAATTACTTTCCTCATAATTGGAATATGTGTGATTAAAACTACCTAAATCAACCTACATAAGTAATTTAAACCTGGTTAATTCGAACTATTTATGACTTAATACATGCATAATTTGAATTACACTTCTTTATTAATTCGAATTGATGTGATTCGAATTACTCTTAATTTCCTAATTTGAATTAGCttaatttacattttttactTTGATTTGTCCTATATATTCGTAATTTTGTcttcatcaaaattttttttgataagCAAATTTTCTTcatcaattttaatatatataacaaatgtttatttcttctccttcttatgGTCAAtcttttggaaaaaaatatatttttatttttttaaaatatttttttaacagataattattttatatttaaataaatttttttaaaaatattttcaaatattaaaaatatcttttatttttattttttaaataaaatattattaatttttaaaaaataataaataatttatttgtatttaataaaaatatttttaaaaaatatatatctaaataaattttaaattcaataaaagtattttattaaaaaattacttttttactaaaaaaaaaataatccaacCTAGCAATTAATTGATTTTTCAGCTGAAATTGAAAACGACAATTTAAGTATAGGAAAAACAAGTCCCGCGGAGACATGAATGATTTTTGTAGACATAAGGTTCTAAAGAATGTAATAATAAGAAAAAGGCAATCTGATTCATTACTAAAAAAATACAAGGAAAAAAATGTAACAAAGACATGCGTGTATGAATGGACACCACGAGCATAATATATATTCTCCTCCACTTTGAataatttaatctaatataatattatataatatttttgagaCCCACTAAGTTGCAACGAAAACAGACCAATAGTATAACCCGAGTACCTGGTGCTCTGTCATCTCAATTCTCAAAGTCACACTCCCACACACAATAGAAACAAGAATTTCCCAATAGCCACCAAATATGACAACTCATCCTCTCTGTCTCTCTTCCTTGTTCTCATCCAACTTCTATATATTAAAACAACGATTAAATTTCTTAATATCCCAAACACACCCTAACCATTCttgtcctaataataataatagttatatTTATAACCATATAATTAACCTATCTTATAGTCTcgtctaattaattaattaattatcttcaAAGCAATTCTTTTACTTGATACAGTGATACTATTTTGTTTCATCATTTTTCAATTAGGTCTGTATTTTCACTTTCCATAGCTAACGATAATTTAcaaacttaaattaaattaagacaATATATACTATTCAAGCAACACTAATTATGCTATCTCCACCACCATTGAAATTTCCTGCTTGAAAAGACGACGTGGATGACGAGGATGGCGAGGAGCGATCATTATTTTCGTCTGGGGACTGATTCCGGAATTGCTGCGGCCCTAAGTTAAGAACAAATGGTGGAGGTCGAAATTCTGTATTCAGAGTTATTTTCTCTTTCAGGTTCAAATTAGCCATCTTAGAAGATGGTGGCACAGGCAAAATAGGCGTTGGCCTTATTGGTTTAGCAGCTAATGGCAACATCACAGAAGATAAAGCCATGGGGAAAGTAGAGCTAGATAAGTTGTTGTAGTTTGATGACGAATATGTAGAGGGTGTGGGTGGCGCAACAGTTTCTTGCTGAACTTGCTCTTCCATCATGGCAGACGATTCCATCACCTTAATTTAGAataaataatgccaaaaaaattagaataaaaaatgaaatcaatagattttaaaataataaaaaaaaaacgttgCCTTTTATTAGTAACTCACGTTAATAGTTAAGTGAATAAAAACCTTTTTCTAACAAAATATTCAaaaacagttttttttttaatccaacAAATAATAAGTTTCACGATTTGAAATCTTCGTAATCAAGTATTGTGcatttaataaaaaagattatattgttcatcaataatagtaataatatttatatcgtcgagatatttttcatttattatgaaaccagtttctgaaaattaaataatttgttaCCATAAAGGCTAACAATTATAGCAAAGATTAGATTGAATACCGTATCAGTGGTGATATCAAACAGACTAGACCTTCTGCGGCGGCGGTTCTGATTGTGGCGGCGGAGGAAATATTTCTGTGCGTGACTAGCAACCTGAGTTGGAGTCCGAGTCTTCACAAAATTTCTAGAAATTCCTCTCCAGTCACCTTTTCCAACCTTGTGTAAACCCAACAAGAACAATTTGTGCTCCTCTTCAGTCCAAGGAACACCTAataacaatcacaaaagaaaaccattaaaagattgaaaaataataatcaaagcGAAACTAATAAACTAGCAAGAAATTAAGCACGTGTTTTTCtactattattactattttacCTCGTTTGCGCTCGCGGCTGCGGCCGGAGGCGTGAACGACGTCATCGGACACATAGCCGGCGTCAGCAACGATTGGATCCTGCGGTGGTTGTT
Coding sequences within it:
- the LOC112801009 gene encoding uncharacterized protein, encoding MSRTCSQCGNNGHNSRTCTDASLAAGSVSGGGTPQRENGIMLFGVRLTTTEGTSSSFRKSASMGNLSQFDQQPPQDPIVADAGYVSDDVVHASGRSRERKRGVPWTEEEHKLFLLGLHKVGKGDWRGISRNFVKTRTPTQVASHAQKYFLRRHNQNRRRRRSSLFDITTDTVMESSAMMEEQVQQETVAPPTPSTYSSSNYNNLSSSTFPMALSSVMLPLAAKPIRPTPILPVPPSSKMANLNLKEKITLNTEFRPPPFVLNLGPQQFRNQSPDENNDRSSPSSSSTSSFQAGNFNGGGDSIISVA